The sequence below is a genomic window from Plasmodium gaboni strain SY75 chromosome 10, whole genome shotgun sequence.
tttatttattttttattatttttattttattttatttttttttttttgtcatACTTATTGTAGTGTTGAAATAAATGTATGAATACATATTTTGTACTAGcctatttttttatttatgtgcaaaatatgaattcattgaataaataaataaaaaatatatgatatataatatgtaatatataatatgtaatatataatatgtaatatataatatataatatataatattgattatatatattttatatatatgccGACGTAAGGGTATGCttaaacatttatattttttgtatcCTTGGAGGGCCCAATATCGATGCGGAAAtagaaaattattttattttttaagtGGTTCCTCCTGGTATAGCAGTGACATAAATATAGATAAGATAATAAAcgaaaataaatatgaacacataaaaaatttgaGAAGTCAAGAGCTTCGAATATTATCAGAGAATTGTTGTGTGAAAAAAGTTAATGatgtaataatatggaGTGAGATATCTCGACATTCTATAGAGAAATATAATagttttaaatattttgatgctttattattattatcctcatttgataaaatgaatattgTAGATAAGAGTTTATATAAGATATTTTCAGatgtatttattaaacAGATATCTTATTTACAACCTGAACATTTTATtctattaataaatttatattgtaaagcaaatatatttcctcgtgtattatttatagaGATATTTCATGgtattataaaatattgtaataaattatatcCAGAAGAATAtgttaatttattaatttgttttGCTAACTTAAAAATTGTCAATAAAGAtcttataaaaacattatGTAAGagtataataaaaaatattaatttatttgattatatacatttaacATGTATAGTTGGTGCTTTAAGATCTTTAGAAATAACAGATGatgtattttattatgtaataGATGAGAAAcaattaaaagaattaaaattCTTAACAGTGCAGGAAATATTtgatcatataaaaaaaataaaattattacaatATAGTTGGCAATTATATGAGAAGGATATAATGAAGGAATTTTTATCAAGactttataattttaaaaatgaaaaggaTGTAGATCAGTTAGATGATCCTTTTGTTtgtttaaattttttaGTTTCAAAGGGATATCTAAAAAgtaataacaataataataaaaataaaaataataataataataataatagtgataataataataatagtgataataataataatagtgataattatatttgtCTTTATGATAATTCCAATTTTGATGGTTCTAATTTTCTCGTGGCCTTAAGCAAGTGGTGTGCTAACCAAGTGTATCAGTATCCGTCGCGTTCAACAAAAAGACCACGAAGCTATGAACTCATAAAGTTATATGAGCTAATgaaagaatataatatacataatttaGATTTTATTGAAAAAGCAATATATCGTTTTGTTATAACTAGAGGAGGATTAGAAACCAACAGAGATAAAATGTTTAAACCTACATCTTATCAGAAAggaagaaaatatatatataccaaAGATCCTTTAattgattatataaataatgaaaaaaataaacaacATGATTCTTATACTCAtcatgataataataataataataataataataattacacacaagataatgaaaaagaaaatattctttatcattattatatgaacaataaaaatatggaatATCAAACACATGATCAACATAAAATACATGAATACAAAACTTTCTcagaaaaacaaaaaagtataaaattaagtatggaaaaaaaaacagaaaataaaaaaacaacTCATTCAAATTCAAGATATTGCAATTTTAAATTAAGGCAAAGACcaaaaagaataaaaaataaaccAGCACCCATACAAGCATGAAAAgataaataagaaatatatattaaatatatatgaaatatatatatatatatgtaatattatatatataaatttttgtgtaaaaatatacttattattcttcataattaaatatgtatatattttaaacCTTACttatcaaatattttattcttttaaaatttctattattattatatatatataatatatataatatatacatataattattttttcttatcaattttttatatatgtatagaaaaaaaaataacaccaaacaaatattttaaattatttcttataaaaattaaattattatgcacaaactataaaaacaataaaatttattcatatttatataaaaaaaaaaaaaaaaaaaaggtgataaaaaaaaaatatatttctttaggataatttaatatatatatatattttttttgaatttttataagacactttaaaaaaaaaaaaaaaatctataattagaataatatttacatttcAAAATAATTGTTATTTCTTtgaattttatatattaccaATTTGTATACCTAcgtatattttatatttgtatacctacgtatattttatatttgtatacctacgtatattttatatttgtatacCCATGCCAATTTTgtattttctatttttatgCCTTTTACCTGTgcctttttttttttcccctTTTCTTCACATATTTTCTCATCTCATATATTCTCATCTCATATTTTCTCATCtcatatattatcatctcATATTTTCTCATCTCATATTTTCTCATCTCATATTTTCTCATCTCATATTTTCTCATCTCATATTTTCTCATCTCATATTTTGTTTTCTCTTctattttcttttttccAATTTGTTTGGCTGACCGTTAAGATAAGGTTTTGATTGAGGGAATATATAAACCTTCTgacattttttaaatccATTAAAGTTAGATGAGCTTACAAATGTGTATGCTCCAGCATATTCATAAAGAAGCCAATCATTAATATAACATTCGGGTAGGTATGTTATAGAATTGATCATATCTAAGCCATCACATGATTGACCAAAAACATTTGctaaatataaattaaaattcataaaattttgattagggttatttttgtttttaataacataaataGGACATCtattatattcatcaaATATGATACCACTAAAACAACCATATATACTATCACTAAcataataagaaaaataattatatctattatcatttatatttacaacttttttcttaatattaGTTATGTTGCCTAATTTTGAATTACTACTACTAAAATTATTAccaatatttttatgagcaatatttatattatcattacCATCCACCACAGTGGTAGTTCCATTCattgttttattttctactacatttttatttattgcATATGATACACTTTCAATAACTTGACTGGAAGAATTAACATTCATATTAGTAGTGTCTTCTTTTGTATTTGTTTCcttatttaatattttatcatcGCCCCCTTGATGATTTTTACTATGTTCTATTTGTTgcatattattataatcggttattatatttttgtcTTCCTTCTTAATTTCTTGTTGTGCAAAATTTAAGGGATCATAATGGTCTTTTAAATCTTTTAGCATAATACCTTTAAATGTTGGATGTCTCTTTCCTATAATTTTTACAGCTAAGGTTGAAGAAGCAGCCACCATATATCTACCAGGTTCACATATAACTCTTAATTTATCTTTCATATGACTAAAATAATGATCGATAGACATATTAACAGCCAATGATATTTTCTCAAAGCTATAATATCCATATTTTGTTTTCATAAAGGtttcttcatttaaaaaattttctatatctttttttatttcatctAGACTTAAAGTGCAATAATGTATTTTGTCATGTTTCTTTGCATTATCATATTCTAATTCTTCTGGATATCCCCCACctaaatttattatataaaaattaaagcCCATATTTTTACTCATATCAAAAACATCTCTACATAATTTAATAGCTAGACAGAAATCAAATAAATTCTTTGTATTACTACCAACATGAAAGGATACACCAacaatatttaaattatgtTCCTTTGcatataataacatttCTTCCCACTCATATTCGTTTGCACCATATTTAGATGACATATAAgatttataatttttaaaatcaACATTAATACGTAATATTAAAGCACACTTGGGatgatatttatatattttttttaattcatctatattatcaaaggtacataaattaatattttcttttcttgCATATATCAAGGAATTAATACTTTTTATTGTATTCGCAAATATTATTCTATCTCTTGATAAATTTGGTAATAATCTAATCACTTTTTTTATCTCACCAATAGATGCACAATCAAAATTACAATTCAATccatataaaaattttattacaaCTTCATCATTATTACTTTTAACAGAATAAAAAGGAGTAACATCTGGAAGATTCTTTTTAAATCTTATATATTGAGCTAATATTTTCTGTAAATTTATGCAAACAACAGATGTATCTATATCTTCCTTTAATACTTTTTCTAATGCTTGGActtcatttatatttttttcataataattaaaaatttcttctttatatttcttttccATATTGTTTTGGATATCAGCATCAACATTTACATTTACATCTAAATTTACATCTACATCAACATCTATATTTACATCTACATCAACATCTACATCTACATGTATGTCATTTccattttctttaaaatttttttcatcacTCATTTTTTGTACATACAATGTATCATTCTTTATACTCTTTTCATCAGCAcatgtatattttttcttttcattaCCATAAGAATTATCAATGCTACTATTACTAATATGGCTTTTATTACAACTACTACTTCTACTCACAGTTATATTCTTGCTACTACAACTGTTgtcatcatcattattattactgTTACTATTATTGCTACTATTAGTATTACTTTTTGTAGCTATCGTCGAATTTTCATCATCCttatttatcataatatattttgaatcATCATAGTATGTACTCATCAcattattcttatttataaaatgatCCAATGAACTCATGTCATTAactttttcatataatgcagcattttctttttttttttcttcatcatttatTAGTACTTTATGACGTTTCATTGAGTTCTCATTTTTTCTCACACCATCAACATTATTATCAGTATCTAAAATAgctattttattttgtttacAAAAATTTAAAGCATACTCATACATATCATCAACATCCTTTTCAgttaatttatttattccACTTGCGTCTGACAATTTGGTTGTTACATAATCATCATTTAAGTCACTTTCTTCTTTTCTATTagacatatatatagatGCCGAATTAGCCAGCAAAGTTTCTTTTTCAACATACCTAGCAACATCTCTTAATTcataaacaaaatattgAACTCTTAAAAATCCAACGATCTGTTCAGTGAACGTATGTAATTTGTAGGATTGTTTAGAATTCATAAACAGATCGtttcttaattttttgttcaagtaataatattcttcTTTCTCATGcaataaattataataaaaagaattcCATCTACTACCACAACAACTAATGCTACAACAACtactactattattattattattattatgatttatCATATCATATGTGTTGTTTTTTTTGACTTCCTTGTGCATGTCAGACATCCAAACTTTGTTCGTATCCTCACAAAATACataatttatcatatacatatatttggcattataaaaattcaaCTGGTTCTTCATAAAATCTACAAATCCATCACACGACAGATTTGAAGATACTTCAACAGAAACATAGGATACCAATTCTTCTGGTGAATAATGCAcacaaaaataattattttttttagaaaCATTACAAGAATAACCATAAGgtgtaaaataaaattcattatataaaaagctttctttattatcattcatacattcatataaattagtatctatcatttttattacaaCCTTATTGTCTTCCTCATCTTTTATAgttatatcatcattttcttcttcttgtagtgcatttttatttttctcttCTGATAtactactactactacAAATTACAGTATCTTCATAGGTTCGATCAGTACTACAGATGTAGCTTAATTCTTTTTCAGAATCACTATCATAGAGTTTTAGATTATCTTCAGGCAAGCTTGTAAATAAATTCAACGATTTCTTATTCAGATATGCATCATGGAATTGtttcttttcattatatttcttaatGCCAAACATATGAATTTCTGAGCAGAACTTAAATGTAGATGCTATTTCTTTCATATTTGCATTATTTGAACaagaaaagaatatataatgcATTCTGTTCATAGGTAAATGTGTATTAAACATTTGTACgttcttaaaaaaaaattgaaaaaaatttttttcatcatcaaTCGACTTGTGTGGATATTCCTGTTCAAAATAACCAtcttttgttttatttCTGTAATTCATATGTgtaaaaaaacaataatcgaaatatttttctataaactctgttatattattaaatttatttttctcaATAAATGTTTCATCATACACacaatttttttctataataCTTACATTAGTCATTTGATATACTAACAAATCAACTACGAATGgtatgaaaaataaaactCTTGTTTTTCCACATGTCTTTATAAATAAGGAATTATCAAAAATGTATAAAGAACTCTctgataataaataaacacGACAACGTTCATCTCTTCTCTCTTTCTTGTTCTCACTTATTTCAGATACAATACTACAAccaatatattttaatttttcttcCCACAATTCTTTAGGGATATCTAAAAAGGAGTTCAAACTTTTATTTCCTTTAAAAAAATCCTCCTTCAACTTGATGATAACTCTTTTTTCAATTCCTTCAAAGATTCCGTTCATTTTTATAGGTTCTTAGGATGTTTTGATGATTTGATGATTTGATATATGGGgctatatatatattttttttttttttttttttttttttttttctcaaATATTgctataaatatatatttatttatttatctCTACCaactttatatataataatacactgaaaagaaattaatgtataaaaataagcaatcaaaaaaaaaaaaaaaaataaaataattatataataataaaataattaagATGGGCCGTAAAActagatatatttattccaaaaaaaaaaaaaaaaaaaattatttatatatttacatatatatggtTAATTATTGGCTACTTCTTAAAAGCACTAAACCCGAATATATTccatataaaaataaaaaaaaaataataataataagaatcTTCTTAATCTTCGCTTCatataattgtatatatatatatattctcctatatattaaaaaataatattaataagtactttatattttttttgatataaaaattaatattatatattaaccgtggatgtaaaaataaataaatataataatatatacatatatatatcctaCAGACGtaatatcaatatatatatatatatatatatgtcaATTGATCatgttttaaaatatatttccttCAACTGTTTTGTTATAAATCTTTTTCTCTCTTgtgatatattatatgttataagttattctttattttattatatatatatatatatatatatttctctCTCTCTAATTTTGCTGCACTGTAACGAAAATATTGCTCTTCTgttttttacatatatttattacaagatatttatatatataattatatatttatttatttatttatttatttattttatgtcTATAATTATCTGTTCAATTTATTTCGATAGGGGGCATACGTTAAACGCTAGGGGTAAAAATCTTTGATGAGGGTATTATTCGGgtgtaaaaaaaaaaaagtgatatacatatatttaaatatatatgatgatgatgaagaagaaaaaaaaaaaaaaattatttaattgatttatatatagatatatatttgtatgGTAATATCTTTCTGGGTTTCCTATATATTTTTCGAAaatttatctatatatatatatatttagttttttttttttttatatattttttgtatattttttttatttttttttttatatatattttttttatttttttttttatatatattttttttattttttttttttttttttttttttttttttttttttttttttttttttttttttttttttttttttttttNNNNNNNNNNNNNNNNNNNNNNNNNNNNNNNNNNNNNNNNNNNNNNNNNNNNNNNNNNNNNNNNNNNNNNNNNNNNNNNNNNNNNNNNNNNNNNNNNNNNNNNNNNNNNNNNNNNNNNNNNNNNNNNNNNNNNNNNNNNNNNNNNNNNNNNNNNNNNNNNNNNNNNNNNNNNNNNNNNNNNNNNNNNNNNNNNNNNNNNNNNNNNNNNNNNNNNNNNNNNNNNNNNNNNNNNNNNNNNNNNNNNNNNNNNNNNNNNNNNNNNNNNNNNNNNNNNNNNNNNNNNNNNNNNNNNNNNNNNNNtatatttaatatatattttttatttatcttttCATGCTTGTATGGGTGCTggtttattttttattctttttgGTCTTTGCCTTAATTTAAAATTGCAATATCTTGAATTTGAATGAgttgttttttttttttttttttttttttccttctCTCCTTGTTTGTTTGTTTGTTTCTTTCTTCCTAGTCAAgtatatgttttatattgGCAAATTCACAAATAAAGTGTAAGGCAAATCCAATCGATACttcaaaaagaaaaaatatggttgttttattttttaagtaTTTGGCAGGGTGGTGTaattgaaatattttaagaCTCTCCAAAATGGTTAgcatataatatatatatatatatataatatatatatatatatttatgtcagttttattttgtgatggctcaacaaaaaaaaaaaaagaaaaaaaaaaaaatatgacGTATATTTAgaatagatatatatatatataagattataaatcaaaatgaagatataatctttcttttttttttgtaagAGTGGTATGTGTATAAATAGATGCTAGGGAATTCCCTCTTTCACGTTGGCACAGGTAAAAATGATCAACCCGGTTTGTCTTTTCTTCTGTTGGCTTCTGAGAAGACTTGTTTTGGTGATTATCATagtataataaatatttaatattttttttttttttttttttattttgttataatttttttatataagtAGATAAGAGAAATAAAACGTCAAACTAAAGTGTATATTCATTTgtcataatttttaataggtatatatgtacataattattatatacataaatataaaagatattaaaAGGGTAATATATAAGGTAGGTATGTCGGGCTCTTtcttctatatatatattatttatatgatattcCAAGGattacacatatatatgtatatatgtatgtatttaatttaatttattttatttaatttttgatTTATTGCTTAATCCGTGCAAAAGGAGAAAacttatttattaatttatttttttttttggtagcaaataaagaaagtgttataaaaatatataaaataaatatatatttaaaaaaaaaaataaaacttAAAAATGGTAgtttaataaatataagaattatttctgtgtatataaatgtttGGATTGTATAAAATCTTGAAGAAATATGTAGAAACTTTTACAATggaaattataaatattaatttcgttttatttttttttttggaataaatataatgatatatatatatatatatatatatgttaataaatataaataaataattattgACTAAAAAGTTtaactttttaaaaattgtttatataataagatcctttttttaaaatttaattttttattttgttcttcaCAATTATCTCTTTTTGATggtattatataaaaaataataataaacgtttatatataatattattattatatattatatatatataattttatatatataattttttttgtttttatttttctgttttatttagataataataaaatcCTCCAgtttaatttttgtttgtttttttcttattgtgggttttttttttggggggggtacatataaatattttttttttatatatttataaaatcCAAGAAAACACgttaatatttatatattattttttattttatttactgtatatttttttataaattaacttttttattatatataatattgtttaaaataaaatatttgcttttttttatataaaaaataaaaaacaaaataattttttgtttattttttattgattattattgttattttttattatttttaaaaaataatataattttttgaataataaaattataaatattatatatatattatatatatatattatatatatatattattttttatatatgtgaatgtttttttttttttaaatcgtttaataaaatatataaaaaaaatatatttattttgtattatatatatatatatatatatagtaaatataaaaaattacatatacaatattatatatatattatatatatatatatatatatataatacatgtattattaatattattatatatatattatattaattttttttattaaatacaagaaaattatatttacttATAAACCAcatatgaaatatttatatattatttatacatatttattatatttatatatataaaataaatagtaatatatatatataatatatatatttatatagtaattatatttgaaattcactgtttaatatataatatatatggaaaaaaaataaatagtatataaaaataatatatattataatatattatatatatatatttttttttgatcaaaatattaattGAACTGtgaggaaaaaaaaaaaaaaaaagaaaaaggaaaaaatgCTTTTCTTTATACctattaataataataaaagtatatgaatttttttttttttttttttctttgttCTATTATTTTGCTTTTAACCAGGTTTTCAATTtaaacaacaaaaaaaaaatatatatatatatatatatatatatatatatcgaacatatataataatgatagtatatgtattttttaatacaaaCCACcgaatatatttataaataataaaaaaaatgttttatgaggtgaaaaaataaaaggtGTTGAAAGAAAATccatatgaaaaataacatataatcgaataatatatatatgttatgctccttttcttttcgacttatatattaaaatttttatattgaaCATTCCATGTGTCTgatgattattatttttttttttctaccattttttaaaaattaaaaaataaaaaagaatggaacaacaataattgatcatttattatatatgtaatgGAGGTGTTAcacaatatttatatgttcatatgatcctttttttttttttttaaaattacACTCATAAGTTTTGATATGAGCATGTTGAAATATAtagtataaatatattatataaaggaacatacatatataaatatatatatgtatataaatatatttatatatatattttaagatgttatttattttataatctCACTAGACTAATTAGAGGGTGActatattaatattatatatatatatatatatatatatttatatatgtatatatttatatatgtatatatatttatgtatttataattttatttatagCTAGCcattttgttcatttaCATATATGCCATTAATAcgataaaaaatataaatgttaaaaaaaaaaaaaaaaaaatcaatTTGTATAATCTacaaaaaggaaatatatataagaaaaaaattgttttaaaataattctttttgcaaatgattaaatatatgatccgtcttgtttaaaaatataaataaataagaaagaaaaaaaaaaaaaaaaacgaacaaataaataaataaataaataagtaataataataatagtaaagctttttatattttgtatacACACAAGGAATACACTaagatattttaaaataaaaaaaaaaaaaaaaaatatactgAATATTTTACcatattgttatatatatatattgtaatattttcctacaaaatttattttttttaagaatgATTAAGAACTAAGAAGTTccatataaatatttgcGAATACTACAAAAAGGtcacataaatatatatatatatattttttttttttttcttcttttttctGGGTACACATATTCCCCTTACTCagaaacaaataaaaaaaaaaaaaaaaaaaaaattcacaatatatattatatatatatatatatatatatataaagagTTATAATTTTAAGCATATACAAAgtattctttttatatataatatatatatgtataaacAATATACCTTTTAAGAGAAccttattatata
It includes:
- a CDS encoding S-adenosylmethionine decarboxylase/ornithine decarboxylase translates to MNGIFEGIEKRVIIKLKEDFFKGNKSLNSFLDIPKELWEEKLKYIGCSIVSEISENKKERRDERCRVYLLSESSLYIFDNSLFIKTCGKTRVLFFIPFVVDLLVYQMTNVSIIEKNCVYDETFIEKNKFNNITEFIEKYFDYCFFTHMNYRNKTKDGYFEQEYPHKSIDDEKNFFQFFFKNVQMFNTHLPMNRMHYIFFSCSNNANMKEIASTFKFCSEIHMFGIKKYNEKKQFHDAYLNKKSLNLFTSLPEDNLKLYDSDSEKELSYICSTDRTYEDTVICSSSSISEEKNKNALQEEENDDITIKDEEDNKVVIKMIDTNLYECMNDNKESFLYNEFYFTPYGYSCNVSKKNNYFCVHYSPEELVSYVSVEVSSNLSCDGFVDFMKNQLNFYNAKYMYMINYVFCEDTNKVWMSDMHKEVKKNNTYDMINHNNNNNNSSSCCSISCCGSRWNSFYYNLLHEKEEYYYLNKKLRNDLFMNSKQSYKLHTFTEQIVGFLRVQYFVYELRDVARYVEKETLLANSASIYMSNRKEESDLNDDYVTTKLSDASGINKLTEKDVDDMYEYALNFCKQNKIAILDTDNNVDGVRKNENSMKRHKVLINDEEKKKENAALYEKVNDMSSLDHFINKNNVMSTYYDDSKYIMINKDDENSTIATKSNTNSSNNSNSNNNDDDNSCSSKNITVSRSSSCNKSHISNSSIDNSYGNEKKKYTCADEKSIKNDTLYVQKMSDEKNFKENGNDIHVDVDVDVDVNIDVDVDVNLDVNVNVDADIQNNMEKKYKEEIFNYYEKNINEVQALEKVLKEDIDTSVVCINLQKILAQYIRFKKNLPDVTPFYSVKSNNDEVVIKFLYGLNCNFDCASIGEIKKVIRLLPNLSRDRIIFANTIKSINSLIYARKENINLCTFDNIDELKKIYKYHPKCALILRINVDFKNYKSYMSSKYGANEYEWEEMLLYAKEHNLNIVGVSFHVGSNTKNLFDFCLAIKLCRDVFDMSKNMGFNFYIINLGGGYPEELEYDNAKKHDKIHYCTLSLDEIKKDIENFLNEETFMKTKYGYYSFEKISLAVNMSIDHYFSHMKDKLRVICEPGRYMVAASSTLAVKIIGKRHPTFKGIMLKDLKDHYDPLNFAQQEIKKEDKNIITDYNNMQQIEHSKNHQGGDDKILNKETNTKEDTTNMNVNSSSQVIESVSYAINKNVVENKTMNGTTTVVDGNDNINIAHKNIGNNFSSSNSKLGNITNIKKKVVNINDNRYNYFSYYVSDSIYGCFSGIIFDEYNRCPIYVIKNKNNPNQNFMNFNLYLANVFGQSCDGLDMINSITYLPECYINDWLLYEYAGAYTFVSSSNFNGFKKCQKVYIFPQSKPYLNGQPNKLEKRK
- a CDS encoding hypothetical protein (conserved Plasmodium protein, unknown function), giving the protein MLKHLYFLYPWRAQYRCGNRKLFYFLSGSSWYSSDINIDKIINENKYEHIKNLRSQELRILSENCCVKKVNDVIIWSEISRHSIEKYNSFKYFDALLLLSSFDKMNIVDKSLYKIFSDVFIKQISYLQPEHFILLINLYCKANIFPRVLFIEIFHGIIKYCNKLYPEEYVNLLICFANLKIVNKDLIKTLCKSIIKNINLFDYIHLTCIVGALRSLEITDDVFYYVIDEKQLKELKFLTVQEIFDHIKKIKLLQYSWQLYEKDIMKEFLSRLYNFKNEKDVDQLDDPFVCLNFLVSKGYLKSNNNNNKNKNNNNNNNSDNNNNSDNNNNSDNYICLYDNSNFDGSNFLVALSKWCANQVYQYPSRSTKRPRSYELIKLYELMKEYNIHNLDFIEKAIYRFVITRGGLETNRDKMFKPTSYQKGRKYIYTKDPLIDYINNEKNKQHDSYTHHDNNNNNNNNNYTQDNEKENILYHYYMNNKNMEYQTHDQHKIHEYKTFSEKQKSIKLSMEKKTENKKTTHSNSRYCNFKLRQRPKRIKNKPAPIQA